In one Oncorhynchus nerka isolate Pitt River linkage group LG7, Oner_Uvic_2.0, whole genome shotgun sequence genomic region, the following are encoded:
- the LOC135572575 gene encoding polynucleotide 5'-hydroxyl-kinase NOL9-like isoform X2, with product MAGRHTLLPSQPWGRATLNPILSSGDTLFSIHPEFEGVGRPGEMCPLGVWTWHVICTPVAPSVLRQVNGLLLCAVTLPNILLTGQTRIVGEPPYVTIDYNFELTGAGKIHVFKGLARPDQMNNAK from the exons ATGGCTGGCAGACACACCCTCCTgcccagtcagccctgggggagGGCAACTCTGAATCCCATCCTCTCCAGTGGAGATACTCTATTCAGTATTCACCCAGAGTTTGAAGGTGTGGGGCGCCCGGGCGAAAT GTGTCCTTTGGGGGTGTGGACATGGCACGTGATCTGTACACCTGTAGCTCCCTCAGTCCTCCGTCAGGTCAACGGTCTTCTGTTGTGTGCTGTCACACTGCCCAACATCCTCCTCACAGGACAG ACAAGAATTGTGGGAGAGCCTCCCTACGTCACAATAGACTACAACTTTGAGCTAACCGGGGCTGGGAAGATTCACGTCTTCAAGGGGCTTGCAAGACCTGACCAGATGAATAACGCAAAGTGA
- the LOC135572575 gene encoding polynucleotide 5'-hydroxyl-kinase NOL9-like isoform X1 has product MAGRHTLLPSQPWGRATLNPILSSGDTLFSIHPEFEGVGRPGEIRCPLGVWTWHVICTPVAPSVLRQVNGLLLCAVTLPNILLTGQTRIVGEPPYVTIDYNFELTGAGKIHVFKGLARPDQMNNAK; this is encoded by the exons ATGGCTGGCAGACACACCCTCCTgcccagtcagccctgggggagGGCAACTCTGAATCCCATCCTCTCCAGTGGAGATACTCTATTCAGTATTCACCCAGAGTTTGAAGGTGTGGGGCGCCCGGGCGAAAT cAGGTGTCCTTTGGGGGTGTGGACATGGCACGTGATCTGTACACCTGTAGCTCCCTCAGTCCTCCGTCAGGTCAACGGTCTTCTGTTGTGTGCTGTCACACTGCCCAACATCCTCCTCACAGGACAG ACAAGAATTGTGGGAGAGCCTCCCTACGTCACAATAGACTACAACTTTGAGCTAACCGGGGCTGGGAAGATTCACGTCTTCAAGGGGCTTGCAAGACCTGACCAGATGAATAACGCAAAGTGA